The window gttcattacttgcaattttaaatgttcttttattcctttaattgtttATATCTTCATTGAAAATCTTGTTGCCTTCACAACCGAAATTACACACTCATTGATCACtagtccttgggagacgacccagGAATTCAAACTCCCGGAATTTATATTGATTTTGAATAGTGACGTCTTTTGATTCCAAAATTTGGTCGGGAGTTGTTCGTCGGTTGGGAACTATACCATCGATGGAATCATAATCTTATGCGAAAATTCCTAACGGACACTGGGCTCCTACCAGCCATCTTTCATGCGAGCTTTGGATTTGAAAGCCATGCATGCTCCGGAGTTTCCGGAATATATGAATGCAGGTACGTAATTGCCTATATTCATACGAATGATTagaattttgtaataatttataataatttccGGAAAATATACTTAATTAgcatttgtttatttgtttatttagttaaatttaagataataatatttttagttagttattgaTTTAGATAAATGTTAATTAGTATTTGTTAATTAGTATTTCTCAGATAAATGATAATAATCTTTTTAGTGagtgttgatttacttttaatttcacttattaaatatttatgtattaaaTATTTATCGTATGGCTGTCGTCGTGGTAGAAATTTCTATTGTCGCAGATAGTGAATTTGCTGTGGGAATGGAATTCAGTTCTAGGGAAGCTGTTATTATGGCGATGAAAGATTGTACCATTCGAAGAGGTATAGACTACCGGTTGTATGAGTCAGAACCGTTGATattttatgccaagtgtacacagtatgggTCAGGTTGTGATTGGCTGATTAAGGTTAGCATGATCAGCAAAAAATATTGTTGGGTTGTAAGGAGGTATAATAGTAATCACACTTATACCAGAGCCACCATTTCTCAGGATCATTCGAAGCTGAATTCGAATACAATTAcagaagcaataaagccgttGGTTGAGACTTGTAAGAACCGCGATTAATTAAccgtttaattaaataattaatattgtcCAAAATCAGAGTAGCGCAGCAGAAGCTTATGGAATGCAATATCACATAATAATTGTGAGTAAAGGTCGTAGGACGATGACTAAACGTATCTTAGGTTTAAATACTTGAGGAGTTTAGTGAGTTAAGGTATGTAAGGACCTTTAAGAAGCTAAGTTTGATTGTGACTATAAGATTAGAATGAGTTGGGATAGGCTGTGAAGATGAGGGTAGGTGAATAAATTAGATTTGGGTGATAACTGACTGCAATTGTTGTGTCGGGAATATAGGGATTGCGATATTTGATCATGATGACTTTGGGCTTAGACTGAAATAAGAACTAATTTATTTGGAAGATAGATTTGGAAGGGCATTGAATTGAAATGCTAAATGTTGTATTGAGGTTGATCTAATGGAGTTAAGAGTGAGAAGGACAAGTACGATATAGGTTTGAATTCAGTTAAAATACGAAGTTATAATTAAGAATAGAAGATGTAAATAGGAATTTGAGCTGAAGTGGAGGAATGAAACGAGGAATGGTGAGAGATAAGTTTAAGTTAAGGGGACGTTTAATGAAGATGATAGGTAAACCAACTTTTGgggacaaaatttcttatttggtggggagaatgtaagaaccgcgaTTAATTAAccgtttaattaaataattaatattgcccaaaataggatcaaaaaatttagaatgtgaattagagaatttaaatatgatttttggactcagtagatttttctgagttggaaaatgtaattttctgcaaAAACCGAGTAAAACTGCGAACCGACAGATGAACCGGTTGAACTGGTTTAAGTCTCTCTGGTactgtgcaagaataataaaaacagtaggaaatcttagaaaaatatttagaattaaaaactggacactaattttaaaggtttggcccaaagttaggccaaacgggctgaaaatgctaacgggttagaccgggtccaagttgggcccaagcccaacatatataacacCCCGTTTAATGAACCTTTCAGCCACAAACACACAAACACAAGGGTTGAGTGGCTGAagtgaagaggagaagaagagagaaacgGTACTATTCATTCATCACTTCCGGTGGCCATATCTCGAGCTATAGTGCTCCGATTCACGTGCTGTCAGCGGCTACGCGAAACTCTCACCGAGCTCGTTAGTTCTATTTCACTTATGTAGGTAATACCTTGAAATTCCTTGCCCAGTTTTCTGCCCTTGTGAAATTCGAAAATTTagttttgattttggttttgagtaaaatcttgtgatttttggtgtttaggtacactctagcacttgattcCTATTGGGTTTTGACCCAATCCACATTTGGTAAGGTGAGTATGCTTGATCTCTTGTGGTTTTGTGTATATATGAAACTCTAGGTTTGATTTATGGAATTTGTGTAATTTCTAGCTTGAATTGGTGTTGTGTGGAAAATGTTGGTGACTTGAAAGTGGACTTGGTGGCTTGATTGAGTTGAGAGCTCGTGGAAGATTGGTGGAGGTCAATTTGATGATTTAGTGCATATTGGGAattggccaaagtatggttttggttttttctatgtaatatataatatttctggacacttaggctagtgacccatacgATAGGATTGGATTAATTTGGTTGGTGAACTTGGTGAGTGATGATGTATGATGGATTGATGcctttgatgaattggataaatAATGATGTTAATATTGGTAAATAGTGTTGAAAATTGATATTGTGAATGAATGAGATTTATTATGATGATTGGTAATGGTGGAATGATGATTGATTAAAGTGTTGGTTGAGAAATGATTATAGCATCATGTAAATGATAATTGGGATTGATGATTGTATAAGGTGAAGTGGTGAATTGAGATATAAAAAGGGTAAGATCTGATGTGTTTTGGAGTTTGGTGaggttttggtttggttttggttggaaaTTTGGAAGGTTGAGaacttgtaaaatttttttaaaaatgagttttgggctaactttgacggatcatatcttgagctacggtttttgaaatttaatgatttttatatcaaaataaagataattcaatttaaaatggtataaattttttagaaatctgaattttaaagagAAAGATATCATCGTTGAAATTTGGTGTCTGAAATCTGAATTATGTGAATACTGCAGAATTTGTGgttttctggtttgtgtgcgcacgcacagccttgtgcgcatgcacaccatgtgaatttttgaaaatgtgcaCACACAcatccttgtgcgcacgcacacacggaGATATGGCTACTGTTGAGAGAGCTAGCACactctgtgcgcacacacaaccaacaAAATTTTGCAAGCTATGCACACGCACAgccatgtgcgcacgcacacgctggaaggtgcattctgttgagggcgttcgcacgcATTGTGTGAACAAGCAGAATGGAAAGTTTTactcctgtgcgtatgcacacctctATGCTTACACACACTTCTTGAAAATTCTCCTGGGCGTGCGTACGTACACTGtcctatttttcaataaaaaccttgtttttaacgGTTTCACCTTTCCGGCAAGCTTGTAAACCTCCGTGACACTTATCTTAGACTCTTTAGCTTATTTTTGGATGTCAAAACATAGAGAAGGTCATAGGTGGTTTAATTCGGTATTTCTGGTAAAGGGTTAGAGAACGGAGGCTAGGTTTTTGAAGTACTGAGgctggttttggttgagtgagaGGGCATGGTATGGGTGATTATTGATAATGAATTGTGAAAATGGtgaactaatgagttcggaatgAGTTGTGAAAGAGGTGAACTAATGAGATTGGAATGATGAATTGTGAAAGTAGTGATCTAATGAGCTCTGAATGAAATGATTTCGAAAACTACTGATGAAACATTTTAATGAGATTGTTGAGACtctatgcgcctggcagggacaGCGGTTGGATCCCACCTGTCGAGgtcgcggcggcggcgtaagggcggtggttagtccttcttacgttgagatgtgaggtctgtagCAGAGTATCCTGCTCGCATCCTTTCGGAATTACAAGAGTGTGCGCAGGCACTATATCCCGGGACCGTGGGCCGGGGCACGATATCCCTAGGGGGTACCCATTGTATACGTGACCGaaaggcgacatctccatggagatgtgtcgggttggcagttgaaccgacaatgtgatattacagccaataggacaggcatctATCATGTGCATATTCTATCTGTCTGTTTGCTTTGTCGACTTGTATTGTTTGCTTAATtatataacatgcctaattgcctatttgaattacttgatatacatgcttatacttgtattttacttgcattgtattaattgtgctttctactgagattgaggaggttcggaaggcggtggcgatgggatcgcatggaggataggttggtgaaggctgtgggacagcggagagttgttagtttagaaatccactaagttagattaccccctTTATTATATTTTGGTTTAAGTTATGTTATAATGTTTTAGTTATTctttaagatgaatcttgtgatggatacgaagttctaggattgcctctggcgtcctggagtcttatatcttacatcactgggcactgttaccatactgagaacctccggttcttattccatactttgttgttgcttttacagatgcaggtcgcaacccacctcggtgagttgcttgatggtgacagagcagaggaCCTTTATCATGTTTCGGAGTCTTTTGACTTACTTTTattagtactctcacttttgtattttatttgccttagaggcttactttatGAGAGATATTTTTGTATATGCTGTTTTACCTatcaaaactctgtatgtctgtatacAACTAGTCGGTCTAAACTCCGCGTGCTGTGGCTAGTATCTTATGATCATTATACTctcttatataattatattttgttatcttATATCTTTATCTTGTGCCTCGAGTAGAGTAGCTTCGTATGAACGTTTTGCGCTTTTTAGACTCTgcttttgagcttaatccttcatcgggcttctagaatatatcatttccttctatataaatatgtatcaagctttagaattgtcataacctctgattaacctttgctttacgacatgagataaggcttagggtaattagagtGTTACAAGACTGACCCCTCCATAAAGGTAAAATCAGTTATTGTGGAAGTGCAGTCGAAGTTCAATTACACCATCAGCTATTGAAAAGCATGGTTGGTTAAGCAAAAGTCAGTAGAGTACTCCAGTACTCTGATTTAATAGGTATGACGGGGTAAACTGTGTTTGAGGTACATATGAAATCGAGGACTGTGGTTGTTCTTCTGGAGGTTGAGGTTGGAGTTGGCGGTGACTGTGGCTCATCATTCTCCTGCTCTTGGTTGTCATCATCCCTAACTGGATTATTCTCATCATTCTCTTGCACCACAAGATCCGACAAGTTCAAGTGGTTGCCATATTTTGTACGGTACCAATGCATGTAAATCTCTAAGGGATGCTGTGGAGGCATGGGAATCTCAGAAAGAATATGATTATACCTATTTGTCCACTGCATCACCCAAAATGAATGAGTTGTGGCTGTGACCTAATCAAGATTCTTAGGACCAGTCAAGACTTTTCCGTATGCCTTATCCAAACTCCATTCCTGATGAGGAACTCCCTGAATAAAACTGAACTGTCGCCTAAACCGATCGGTTGCATGCCACTCAATGCATTCAAATGATACCAATGGCACCGTAGCGCTCCACACAACTGAGTCAATGTAGATTTCTACAGGAATTATGTCTGGCTCAATGCGATCAACAGCATAGGCTTCCCACACAAACTGCAtacaataaaagaaacaaatgattACAAGTCAAATAATAAttacactaaaataaaaacaaatactcCTTTAATGAAAACAAACCTGACCTTCCTGAAGATCATCAAATGACTTTCTAAAGTGAGCAAGACTAAGATATCTATAGCGTCCACCTCCATGGTCTCAGTTATGCCACCTAAGGTAATTTATTTCATTAACACAACTGGATGCTAAATATGAATGTACGATGTAAGTCGATAATGTTATCTATTTGCAATCGGAAAACTGTAGAGCTTCCTAGGAACTGGCGCAAGATGTGGTAGATGGAGCTAAGCCCAAGCTAGTAGAAGTGTTAGTGGACCGTTGATTTTCTTGCAGTCAAAACGAGAAGCCTTGCATAACGACCTGTACAGATGTGCTATGCATGCCAATCCCCAACTATACTGTCTGATCTGCCAAAATCACGAAGCAAAGGCAGAAACTTCCAGTGCACAACTGCCCCAAACTTGTCTCCAAACAAGATCATACCAAATAACAACATAATGTGGCACTTCACGTACCTCTGAATATTGTCTTCGTCAATGCATTGTAAACATTCTTTTAAATCCCGAAGCCATGTCAATTTTATGCAGCTTCCTCTACAGTCTGACTTTTTCGGTGCAACCCCAAAATGATGCAAACACTCAGCCTCTAAGGCTTCGTGACTACTCATAGTCACTTTTCTCACTGGAAGACCATTTGTCTTAAGACCAAGAATCAAAGCCATATCTTCCAATATCACAGCATAATCACCAATCGAAAGGTGAATGTGTGTATGTCTGGGTGCCACCTCTTGACTAGAGTATTTACCAGTGATTTCTGACATTGAATTATTTTAATTTggaaaacatgataaaaaccagTAAATCATAAATGCTCCTCCATAGCATGATTGTACTAATCCGAAGACAGTAGATAATTACATGTCAAATTTCGTAAATTCTACAAaaacataataaattattagtaaattaataataattactaattcACTACTAAAAGTTAATAATTCCCTAATAATAGTAACTCACTTATTAGACTAATGCTAATTTAGTAAGTAgcatgcatgcatataaatacaACCAACCTACCAATAATTTAGctatcattaataaaaaaattttcaactttaACTACACAAAACATGTTAATTTACTACTAAAAGTTAATAATtccctaataataataactaatttattatactAATACTAATCCAACTGTTTACATccagaataataataattattaataatactaataatttaattccaaaatattaataattcaaCGGTTTCCTAAATTTTCATTCAATTGTTtcttacataattatttatttatatattcataGTTTaacagataataataataattcttatatcATCAGAAATAATCATAATTACTAACTaactattaataataactaataactaaataaatccAACTCTTATTTAACTAATCATATTCCACTTATTAAAACTTCAACtacaataatatatttatatcaatttaaatatctaacaataaataaattattattaccggagcaatataatatattatattttataaaacctaattattaaaaataattttcaaaattattacaAACAATTATACAACAATTAACGTAACTCTaaacatataatttttaaaattattacaaaaaattctaaACATATACTTTTAACTAATCAATGATATTAGTCTAATTCAAACattattattgattaaaatattcactaactaaatatatatatatatatatatatatatatatttctaactattctttaaacatatattcctaaatttctaacaataataacaattacAGCCACATATAtatcatttaaatatatatttctaaatttctaaaaataataataataataattctgaaatataaaagaatttaaaaataaacttacataatcagAATGACAGAGATAATTGATAATATGAAATTCATGACGATCAACATCTTTACATTTTTGTTTCTTTGgcattgaaattttttatttactgcagaagaagaagaaattgtagTGAAGATGAAGAACAAGAGAGAAGATGGTGGCTGTGTAGGTAAGGAAAAAAGTAACTTCGGAGAGAGAGAGTAGACTCAGCAAGAGAACATGTTCGTATAAGGGGCACCGTCACTGGGGGAGGATGCATGCACGACACGTGGCCTGGAAGacgcaaatcggacggtccgatttgtgtcccTCTAATCGAATTGTCCGATTACTAACCCTtaaatcggaccgtccaatttTAAGTAATTGACACCACACATGCGTACAGCACTGATGCACCACATATTACCATCCTACACCATTTAGCGCTCGctctataacaaaataaaaaagtgtaCATATTCTTATATAATATTCTTGTTTTATGCTTAAACTACTTAAACAAATAACATTCTACATTATCTAAAGAGTTAGACTATaagtatttttattgttatttcatcttagccttatattattctatttaaaaataaaaaggatataAGAGATTCAAAGTGCTAACTTGGAATTAATATAATAGGTAGGCTATAAAATTTGTGGCTCCAAAGACAAAAAATACTTTAATCATTTTAAATACATGTAcgtaataatagttaaaaatcagAAGATGAAACAAGCTAAGTTTAGGATGATAGAAATAAAGAGAGAATAAATACCACacaagaaaatatataaataatatataaaatgctCCACTTTCTGCTAATAAACACAGGTGTAATTTCCATGCTAATTAGGGGAAAAAAAATTTCCAATTCAATTCATATTAATCATTAACATTTAACAAGTAAAAAATTCTCAATATATCAATGGTACAATTTTCAAGTATTCTCAAAATTCTCAAATTCCCAATAATTTAAAAGATGTTAGGCTGTGATCAAGGAATAAACATTCTAAGTCTAGCATTTATCACTAATATGTGTACAAAATTACCCTAACTAACTACCGGAACAAAACCAAGAATTACGTAGTGAATAAGCaattaatataaaagaaagaaaaaaaaggacaaATCGATCTCTAACTCTTTTGCAGTAATTTAGGTTTCtgaagatttaaaaatatatttaaatctctaatcttttcaaaatctagacACATCGATCTCTAAGTTTAATTTGTCCCATTCTAAAAACTCTTCCACGTGCAACCAAGTCAATACAACAGAAATCACATTTAATGTTTTGTTATGTCTGACAAATCCAAGTGAACATAAAAAATCGATATGTTCAAGTTTTAAAAAGATTAgagacttaaatatattttcaaattttcgaagATTTAAATGTCTACGGATCAAAgacttatttgtccttttctctaaaaGGAAAATACCAAAGCTTAGAATTGCCATTTTATTTTGACTATGGATCATATTGtccaataaaataataattacagATTGGATTAGGTATTCATTCTAAAACTTTATGACATGAGTCTCGTATTAACGTGAGCTGCGATAAGGGGTCCAATATTCCCATCCAAGACAGAGATTAAGTCTGGCAACTCAATGCCAGTCTTTACATCATGTACTAACTTGTATGGATGAGAGGTATAACTCCTAGTTTCTTCTTGCACCGGATTTACAATTTTTCCCTTGCTTATACTCCTTATACTTTCAACTCCTTGTTCCATTGCTATCACTTGAAGTTTAGCCTTTAATCTGTTTAGTGCTTTCATCTTATTTGAAAAGTTGCTCCTCTCACCTGTAAAACGACAACAAAGGGAAGCGGAGGGAGagggggagggggggggggggggaaatagtaataaataaatgaaattaattaatcaagaaaAGTCTGGTATCAACTTTTAAAAGTGCTAATATAGGAGACAAACTTGGTAGTGTTATTAAGTTCTGTCATATTATTAATAGATTAAAGATGACTGATGACAACAATTTTTTATCCCCAACAAACACTTCTCCAAGTGATGTTAGAAATTAATGTAATTGCGACCTTGTTTAAATCAAAGCGAGCATTACAGAAGTTGTTAAATAGAATCATATGACCTCTAAATATCTATCACATTAATAATTTCCTAGACAAGTCATGCCCAATTTTGAGTCCTTAATCCAAAGATTGGGGTAAGATACAGTGAATATTGATGCTTATTCAACCTTTATATAGCAACAATTTTTAGAAGTAAATCTAATTAATTTGGTTCAAGCTAGGATGACCAACTATAGAAGTAAATCTCTACCGGCACCAGTTTTCCACCGTCCACCATATCCAAAGTTCGAGACCTTCCTTAAAGAAAACTAAAGCAGAACCACTTAAAACAACTTGAAGTAACTGACAGTTACTACAATAAAGTAATACTTGGTGAAAATAATGTCTTGTAATTTTCAGGATCTACCTCTCTCTGAACTAGCAAAGAATCCACAATGTGGCATGAGGAGCTTTTTGTTACCCACTAAAAAAGGACAGTCCGGTACACAAACATCCCATGTTAACACAGTCCGGGAAAGAGCTGCACCCAAAGGATGTAATTTACGTACCGTAACCTGATAATTACATTAGTGATTGTTTCCACAGCTTGAATCTGTGACCTTGAGGTCACATGGAAACAACTCAACCGTTGCTCCAAGGTTCCCTTCTTTTTTGACTTTTGTTACCCATTAGTTATCTAAAATAACAGTGACGGCAGGTATCCCGATTTCTCACATCGGAAATTAGCAGAActactttattttttatgtttttaaaaaggATACTATTGCAACAAGTAATGCAGTATATTCCAAAATCAGTGATGGCAGAAAGCTCTAGCAATGATACTTTCCCTCATGACTGCAGCGGGAAGAGATGGAAAATAATTTTGCAAATGTTTCAATGCAAAGTAATTGGGCTATATTGCAAGTAAAGTAGCAGATCATCAATGACCAAAGGGAGAAAAATTACGTATCAGAACATGTGGGGCATTGCAATTTCAGCTTCAGACAACaaaattgtaaatattttaaCTCAAATATAGGCATACCAGAGGACTGGACACTTATGCCAGTTGGTATATGTTGAATGCAGACTGTAAGACCAGTTTGTTTCTTCTGTTCTGCCGGAATCGAGGGCGATGAGATAATCAAATCCTCAGAATCAATTTCTAGATCACACGGATTTTCAAGGAACATGGGAATAACATCTACAATTGCCAAGCTAGCCTGTAAAATTTAACTTCCGTAAACATTCTAAACAAAATGATTTAATCAAATCTTCTGGTGCATAGTCAAAAgctcaaaataacaaaaaacaaaaatcttcaataaaatataaaatgtcAACAGCCATGCGATGATTGTAGTATTATAATCCAATCAACCGAAGCAATAATGTTGCAGAACCTCATTGTCACAAATCTAGCCAGATAACAGGCTAATGATCAGAACTCAAGTTAGTGTCATTGAAATATCATCCAATCCAGAATCCATCAAGCATTTCTGCAATACATTATCTAGTTTATGAAAACACAATGTTTTAATGGTAACGTCCTTTATATACAAAGGATGGTTACAACTATCTCACTTAAGTAAATTAAAACAGTTCCATCTTTTGTCATTGTATTTTTATAACTATCGACGCGAACAAATAAAAGATTCCATAggtcatttttttttaatcaacttTTACTGCAAATAGGTGAAACATGCATGACCTCTCACTTCATCGTGGTTTGTTTGTGGACACATAATATCAGAAATCTAGAGCTACACAGTTTCTAAAAGCCATAACCTCATATTTGAAACTTTTCCTAGCATTCAAAGTTTTATTTACTCAGAAACAAGGTCGATTTGTAAAGGCTAGTAGAAAAGCTTGCTAAacagtaacaacaacaattataAGAACAGATATGATAAGTTCAAGCTAACTATGCGTATCCGTACAATGATTATGCAATGATAGAGTTAGAGTTAACATTAAAGATGTGGAATTAAAAGACTCTACTTCCCAAGAAAAATGTCTCTATGATAATATGCCATGTGAATATAACAGTGCACTAGAAATGAATGTTTACTTTTAGTAAGACAAAAGGAATTGTTCAGACCTCAAGCTCTGAAGACTCATTCGGGGAATCACTTATCAGTTTGTGAACTCCTTTTTCCCCTGAAAGATAGCCATAAGCACACTCGAATTCAAGCTCTATCATTGCTGAGTTAATTCCTCCGTTCTTGAATGGATACCTATCAACAATCCTTCCCTCATAACCTTGTTTCTTGGCCCATTTAAGATACATGCTAAGGAGTCGTTCTGCCCAGAGCTAATTTGagcaaaagaattttaaaaaataaagaaaaaaaccaGAAAACCTTCAAATGAATAGTGGCAACATAAAACATTGATCTTAAGGCAGATAGTCAACAAGTCAATTTTAGAATGTCGCGATGTTCCTAGCAGCTTTCTAGGATTAACCAATTGTAAAATGGATATATTCGAAACTTTTAGCACTTGAAGAAAAATCTGAGACAATTAACCTCAAATTTGTTAGAGAATGTCCTAATAAAGCATAACTTTAATTGATGGAAACCATGTTGATACTTCATCTCAATACAAGCACTTCCAAACAAACATGCATGTATCAAATTCATTAGCTGGCggaactttctttctttttctgtctAAATCACTAATATCTGAAGTCTACTAGATTCTAGCTACCCTAAGTTAAGCCGAGTTGACTTATTGTGGGAACAAATTATTAAATTCTAGCAATGCTAGTTTTCTCCTTTTAGAATACCCAAGCCGAAGACCTTAAGATGAATA is drawn from Arachis hypogaea cultivar Tifrunner chromosome 12, arahy.Tifrunner.gnm2.J5K5, whole genome shotgun sequence and contains these coding sequences:
- the LOC112727559 gene encoding peptide chain release factor PrfB3, chloroplastic isoform X2 — encoded protein: MFTSTALEIEEAKRTKHEEILRAFDMWDDPAKSNEILVKLANSIKVVDSLKDLRYMVEEAKLIKHLAEVNAIDYGLYKQAYDASLGASKILDQYEMSKLLKGPFDLSGACLIIKAGTGGIYPKLWAERLLSMYLKWAKKQGYEGRIVDRYPFKNGGINSAMIELEFECAYGYLSGEKGVHKLISDSPNESSELEASLAIVDVIPMFLENPCDLEIDSEDLIISSPSIPAEQKKQTGLTVCIQHIPTGISVQSSGERSNFSNKMKALNRLKAKLQVIAMEQGVESIRSISKGKIVNPVQEETRSYTSHPYKLVHDVKTGIELPDLISVLDGNIGPLIAAHVNTRLMS
- the LOC112727559 gene encoding peptide chain release factor PrfB3, chloroplastic isoform X1, which produces MATVASEAAFLRTAHDVASSFYSKRQHHSLVTTNKKPHAELLFCSSRIRACHSMPDNKDVYKQVGLFSLRRKIEDAILRAEMFTSTALEIEEAKRTKHEEILRAFDMWDDPAKSNEILVKLANSIKVVDSLKDLRYMVEEAKLIKHLAEVNAIDYGLYKQAYDASLGASKILDQYEMSKLLKGPFDLSGACLIIKAGTGGIYPKLWAERLLSMYLKWAKKQGYEGRIVDRYPFKNGGINSAMIELEFECAYGYLSGEKGVHKLISDSPNESSELEASLAIVDVIPMFLENPCDLEIDSEDLIISSPSIPAEQKKQTGLTVCIQHIPTGISVQSSGERSNFSNKMKALNRLKAKLQVIAMEQGVESIRSISKGKIVNPVQEETRSYTSHPYKLVHDVKTGIELPDLISVLDGNIGPLIAAHVNTRLMS